The proteins below come from a single Bactrocera tryoni isolate S06 unplaced genomic scaffold, CSIRO_BtryS06_freeze2 scaffold_25, whole genome shotgun sequence genomic window:
- the LOC120780493 gene encoding putative nuclease HARBI1, giving the protein MKEHFHKRVRGTAIPPILKLFNIGLAQPTISLVIKEVLNIIEQRICAQWIKIQMTEEEQNASKTSFYSKSVFPGVVGCIDGTHVRIITPRKEVQHLYLNRKGYYSLNVMILCDYKMSIRYVDARHAGANHDSFIFNVSYLKVHLQNNIQNNTWILGDAGYPLHKFLMTPYRLAEASSPQARYNTVHSKARNIVERTIGVLKSRF; this is encoded by the exons ATGAAGGAACATTTCCACAAACGTGTGCGAGGAACGGCCATACCTCctatattaaaactatttaacaTTGGGTTGGCGCAACCTACGATATCTTTAGTAATTAAAGAGgttctaaatataattgaacaacgTATTTGTGCCCAAtggattaaaattcaaatgactgaggaggagcaaaacgcttcaaaaacttcattttattcaaaaagtgtttTCCCGGGAGTAGTTGGTTGCATCGACGGGACTCATGTTCGCATAATTACACCAAGAAAAGAAGTGCAACATCTTTATCTTAACAGAAAGGGCTACTACAGtttaaacgtgatgatt ctttgtgATTATAAAATGTCTATTCGGTATGTGGATGCTAGGCATGCAGGCGCAAATCatgactcttttattttcaatgttaGCTATTTGAAGGTGCATTTACAGAACAACATACAGAATAACACTTGGATCTTGG GCGACGCTGGCTATCCtctgcacaaatttttaatgacgCCTTATCGCTTGGCGGAAGCTTCTTCACCCCAAGCACGCTACAATACAGTACACTCAAAGGCCCGGAATATTGTAGAGCGGACAATTGGTGTACTCAAGAGTAGATTTTGA